The following proteins come from a genomic window of Gallalistipes aquisgranensis:
- a CDS encoding CD225/dispanin family protein, whose protein sequence is MNTYFYLDDEMKQQGPCSVDELRRIGIRPGTKVWTASMADWTDAGEVEELAAALFAGTPPPVAPPVVPPAPVQSETQTVVIPPKPDSWLAWSIISAILCCLPLSIPAIVYASKVDGLWHDRRYDDAIRTARSAKQWTIASMIVAGAGWILYVFLIALGMGMGMFQSMSAM, encoded by the coding sequence ATGAATACCTATTTCTATCTGGATGACGAGATGAAGCAACAGGGGCCCTGCTCCGTGGACGAGTTGCGCCGGATCGGAATCCGGCCCGGTACTAAGGTCTGGACGGCCAGTATGGCCGACTGGACGGACGCGGGTGAAGTTGAGGAGTTGGCGGCCGCCTTGTTTGCCGGTACGCCTCCTCCCGTGGCGCCGCCCGTCGTACCTCCTGCCCCTGTGCAGTCGGAGACTCAGACGGTCGTGATTCCTCCGAAGCCCGATTCGTGGCTGGCTTGGTCGATCATTTCGGCCATCCTGTGCTGCCTGCCGCTCAGCATTCCGGCCATCGTGTATGCGTCGAAGGTGGACGGACTGTGGCATGACCGGCGTTACGACGATGCGATCCGTACGGCCCGGTCCGCCAAACAGTGGACGATCGCCAGCATGATCGTGGCCGGTGCGGGATGGATACTCTATGTTTTCCTGATCGCTTTGGGCATGGGAATGGGTATGTTTCAGAGCATGTCGGCCATGTAG